The following nucleotide sequence is from Apium graveolens cultivar Ventura chromosome 4, ASM990537v1, whole genome shotgun sequence.
AATGGATCACTTCCCCTGTTTTCTTTCGGTTTACCCGACCCAGTTTCCCTATCCAAGCATTCTAACACAATTGTAACTGCCAAATTTGCATTCATACTTAAACTTAAAAATTAACTACCCTGAAAGTACCGCCTACACATTTGCAACTCTACTGATTTGGGTAATATTCTTATCATCCGAGCAGTGTCAATTGTATCCGTATTTTCAATCGCCGTTGATCATCAAGAAGAAGACGTCGGGTAATTTCATATTTTAGGTCTGTCAATGGAGAACGACGACCCTGATTTTACCTCCCCTGCAAATCCACATAGTTAGTCTTATTGACCTTTTTGTAATACTCAATCAGACACTTTTACTAATATTAATGATATTGATGATAACTTAATCCATATCATTAGGTTACAAACGTGCATCTGCCCCCCACAAACTCTCTCCGAACTCTGTAAAACCAGGTACAAAGTAGAAAATGTGTGATTTCTGTTATTGGTAGGTTTTGATATATCTTCGTAAAACCAGGTACAAATTATAAATGATTAATTCTCCATGAATTCAGTTCTTAGGAGACGTATGAATCCTATTGAAAAGTTTACAAGTGCACCACGTAGTTTGTATTTGGAAAACTGTCCTGGTAATTTTCAAACCATGCCTCCGCTCAAATGTAAGTTATTTCGTATTTGATATTTTGCCCCTAATTATATAATGTCTTCCTGCTTTCATAATTTTATTTGTAAACAGTAACAATTGATCAATCTTTATCCACGAAACTAATGAATTCTACAGCAACAAATGTTAATATCACATCTTCAAATACAAGTAAGGGTTTTCTATGACTATTCATATGTGTTAAAGATGACAATTTGTATAATTTCTTAAATGAATTTGTCTCACTACTTAATTGGATATGTTAGAATCGTCAAGTGGTCCGTATCCTGTTTATGGCCAAGTTAAAGACACTCCAAAAACCGTAATAAATAAAGGTTCAATCCTGCACTTACACTCTCAAGTTACTAACAACTTTTCTTTTAGCAATATATGTATAACATGGACATCATTTTTGTAGGAGCTGTGCGCCACCCGCTTACTCCGTTAAATCATATGCACGTGAATTAGAAGACAACAAACATGCAGAGTCCTCAATATTTGAATATGACCCATGATTTCACAAAAGGTAATCAATACCCAGTATTTCCGGAAAATCCAACAGGTAATTAGCACATTTTGATCAGATGCTGAACTATAAAATCCCTTTTAATGCATTATTCAACCGTATGTGCTTatttaaacatattacaaacatGCTTCATTAACAAAAATGATTATAATACTCTGTAGGCTCTGTGCGGCAAACACATTCTTCAATGAATGAGAATGATATGCCTTGGATAAATCCAAACTTGCAGACTCCGTCATTCTCAACCATCACCCAAAATTATAACTCTGGTAAATGTTTACACAATTAGAGTTTCCTCGCATACTTATATTTTATGTGTATAAAACCATGATTGTACTACttactttttatgtgcataaaaACATAATTGTACTACTTACTTTGCTACATTATATATAtcatataattttatatttgTCTTGAGCACCATTATTCGCTACGCAATGCATTTTATTTCTATTAAGTTTACATAAGCTATAGGCTATAATAATAAATTGTACTTTATGGTATTCCAGGATCAACACAACAACTATAATCTATTTTCAGCAAGACGATTACCTCTCACAGTAGTACCGTGAAGGATCCAAAAAATTGTATGTTACATCACCAATCTCCAGCAATGCGGAGATTAAAAAATATTGACCTATCAGGTTTGTATACACGCAATCATAATAAGTCTACAAAAAATCATGAACCCGCATATTCTATTTGTTGTAGAAATGGACAAGTTCACTTACCACCGGAAAGGCAACCACCTCCCTTTTTACAGAATTTGCTTTCTGGAGGTCGAAGGACTAAtcatttcaaaaaaattattaggATTTACAATTCCTTATTTGCCTTTACCTCACTTGACGGTAAAGTCGACAACAGAATTAATCGTGGAGGTGCACCATACACTTTTAAGCTTCATGGACATAATTACCATCTCATAGGATCCATATGTCCGGTTGAGGGTGAAACCCCAAAATACTGTCAACTTTATATTTATGATATAGAGCATGAGGTAGAGAACAGAAGAAATGTAGTCGCTGGAAGTGATAGTACTGATCCAGAAATTATGGAAGGTCTATTGATGATGCTAAATCAACATAATATTTTGGTTCATGGTTTCCGAATGGCACGTGAACGCTTTAAGAATGATGAACCTGAAGAATGCACCCTGAAGTTGCTATCTAGCTACTCTGCATTCGGACGTCCAAATCCAGTTGGACCTTCAAATGAAGTTGGGGCGTTGATTGTCAGAGATTTGGAAAATTCTGCAGGTTGGAAAGACATAGTAGTCATGAAAAAAAACAGGAAACTAAAGAGGATCTATGAAACTAATAGACATTATATGCAGCTTCAATATCCGATAATGTTTCCATTTGGAGATGATGGTTTCCATCCAGAAATCAAACTACAAACAAAACAAGGTGGTCGTCCAAGAAAATTACTAGATCCTGATGTGGATCCAGAGGAGACCAAGCACAGAGAATTTGTATCATTACGTGAATATTACGCATACAAGCTCATGATTAGGCCAAATGAAGGTAAAATAAGATAAATATTTctaatttaaataatatatatatatatatttcggACCTTCTCCGTTTAAGAAACAAAAATATATGCTTCAATTTTGATTGGTGCTTTTTGTTTTATTTCAGCTCTAACTCCACATCTTTGTGGAAGACTATGGCAACAGTATATAGTAGACGCTTTTACGGCAGTTGAGCAATACCGTCTTGATTGGGTCAGAACTCATCAAACAACCATACGCACAGATTTATATAGTTCAATACGTGATTCTTTACGGAAGGGTGATACTGACACATCACATGTGGGGAAAAATATCATTTTGCCTGCAACATTTACGGGATCAAAGCGTTATATGTCACAGTACTTTAAAGACTCACTTGCAATATGTCGTTCTATTGGACATCCTACATTCTTTCTTACAATGACCACAAATACAAAATGGCCAGAGATACAAAGGATGCTTGATTTGTTACCAGGAGTTGATGTCGGTGATGCACCTGATGTGGTTGCAAGGGTCTTCAAGATGAAGGTTGATCAACTGGTGGATTTAAATAACAATATTTATTCATAAAATGTGATCATTCTATCATGCATTGCACTTAATTATATTTATGTGTTAATTAGATATGATTGGAGTACTTGAAGATTTTGAGGAAGTGAAAGAAATCAAAACAAAATATGGTTATAGAAATATTGTGAAATTCAGAATCACTGATGGAAGGTAGTGCATATATACTATATTTTTATTATCAAAATTATGCACATTATCGGAATACAAAGTTTATTCAATAAACATGGAAATCATACAGTTATGTTTTTGTAGAAATGTTCATGTAACAAACTATTTATCTTTCAAATTTGCAAGGAATTCAAGCAAAGTAACCGTATGGGGTGATCTTGCAGTCAGCACTAATGAAAAATTCAATCAGGTTGAGGAGAAGCCTATCATTGTCATAGTTACAAGCACAAAGTTGAAAATATACAAGAGTAAGACAAGATTAAAGTTCATATAGGACAATCATTAGTTCACAAAATATAAATATCATGCAATACTTTCTTTCCTGTTTCTATTACTAATGTTAGAtgttcaaatatttttaaattcagATTCTACGCAAGCTAGCACAATGTCGTCTTCAAAAGTCTATCTAAACCTGGATTTTGATACTGTAATTGAAATGCGACAGAGGTAAAAATTTCAAACCATTCTAACTActtttataaatatacatattgTTAGAAGAAAATGAAAGTGATGTTATAATAACAGGCTTGCTGAGGAAGGTTATACACCTGGTGAAATTAAACCACCAACTCCAATTATCCAGGATGAGACAACTTTTATCGAGAATAAGACATTGAAGGACCTTTCTGAAATTACAGACAATGAGTACATAAAGGTGCATCAAAAATATTTATACCACTTATATTTGCTATGAGTTTATATTTTTCCTTTCCTAATTATCCCTATACGAGTAATGATATAAATTATTGCAGAAATTTGTTTTCTGTGAGATTAAAGTAATTAGCGTCGAAGAAAAAATTAGTTGGTGGCATAATAGTTGCGTTACCTGTGAGACAGAGATCAATATGAAACAAGCAAGTCTTTTTTGTACTACCTGCAATGTCCCAATTTCGGTAGCTGAGAAGAGGTTTATTGTACTTCACTCAACAAAGCATTTAATTTATACTGCAAACTTTACTGAttatattaaggtttttcagtTCAGATTAACTCAAACCAAACATGTCATTTTATTCTCAGATATAGGATAGTAATCTTAGGTGAAGATTCAACAGAGGCCTACAACTTCATTCTTATGGACCGTGCCGCTAAAAGATTGCTTGGAACAAGTACAACCAAAATGCAAACCAATATAATCAAGGTACATTTATGTATTCTATAACCCATATCATTGTGTTATTTTAATGCAAGTTTGTAACTTCTGAGTAACAATTATAATTGATTATGCATAAACAGAGTAAAACCACTGGTTTCCCTTCACAAATTACAGCATTGGCTGGGAAAGATCTTAAATTGAAGATActgatttctaaagacaatatAGTGGCCAACAGTAGATTATATTATGCTTTTGATGTGGCGAATAATAATGCCTCAAGTTCTCCGATGACTGGAACAACAACGTCAAGTTACTCTTCTTCGACATTCTCAGATGTGAGTTTACATTAAAACATCAGCCATATTTAAAGGATTACTCCAGATATGTGTCAATGCCAAGTGTAAAGGTTGTTTAATTCTTTGTCATGGACTT
It contains:
- the LOC141716794 gene encoding uncharacterized protein LOC141716794 isoform X1 gives rise to the protein MLHHQSPAMRRLKNIDLSGLYTRNHNKSTKNHEPAYSICCRNGQVHLPPERQPPPFLQNLLSGGRRTNHFKKIIRIYNSLFAFTSLDGKVDNRINRGGAPYTFKLHGHNYHLIGSICPVEGETPKYCQLYIYDIEHEVENRRNVVAGSDSTDPEIMEGLLMMLNQHNILVHGFRMARERFKNDEPEECTLKLLSSYSAFGRPNPVGPSNEVGALIVRDLENSAGWKDIVVMKKNRKLKRIYETNRHYMQLQYPIMFPFGDDGFHPEIKLQTKQGGRPRKLLDPDVDPEETKHREFVSLREYYAYKLMIRPNEALTPHLCGRLWQQYIVDAFTAVEQYRLDWVRTHQTTIRTDLYSSIRDSLRKGDTDTSHVGKNIILPATFTGSKRYMSQYFKDSLAICRSIGHPTFFLTMTTNTKWPEIQRMLDLLPGVDVGDAPDVVARVFKMKVDQLVDLNNNIYS
- the LOC141716794 gene encoding uncharacterized protein LOC141716794 isoform X2, with protein sequence MIGVLEDFEEVKEIKTKYGYRNIVKFRITDGRNSSKVTVWGDLAVSTNEKFNQVEEKPIIVIVTSTKLKIYKNSTQASTMSSSKVYLNLDFDTVIEMRQRLAEEGYTPGEIKPPTPIIQDETTFIENKTLKDLSEITDNEYIKKFVFCEIKVISVEEKISWWHNSCVTCETEINMKQASLFCTTCNVPISVAEKRYRIVILGEDSTEAYNFILMDRAAKRLLGTSTTKMQTNIIKSKTTGFPSQITALAGKDLKLKILISKDNIVANSRLYYAFDVANNNASSSPMTGTTTSSYSSSTFSDVSLH